AAGGTCACTTATGGAACGCCCTATCTTGCGATGTCCGTGAGCGATGTGCGGGGGATTGTGGGGCGGCCAGCGGTGGCGGCCAATGGGCAGGCTTTGCGGATATTCCAGGGGGGTACGCTTCCGAGCAGAGTGGCGAGCGACAGCGGGACAAAGCAGGGCTCAGAGGGTTGGCAACCGAACTTGCAGATGCCTCTGCCGGGGGCCGTGCGTGGAGCGTATGCGAAGTATAGTTTCTCGCTTGATATGTCGCTGGCGGGTACGCAAAACCTCGCTGTAGCTCCGGTGGCCGCGACCAACCATATCGAGATCAACTCGACGTGGCCGTCCCCCTTGTTTGAAGGGCAATTTTTGCCTCGAGACCGTGAGGTTAGCAAAAGCGGCTTTCAGGCGGCGTGGGACGTGTCATCCCTTGCCTCAGCAACACAGCGGCAGATTGCGGAACGAACTGATGGAGTCGATACGCTTTCCGTCGACCTGATCAGTCCTATCGATCCTTATAAGCTCTCTGATCGAGCTGTGAAATATGGAATTCTCTTTATCCTGCTGACGTTTGGAGGATTCTTTGTCTTCGAGATCATGAAGCAGCTTCCGATTCATCCGATTCAATATCTGCTTGTCGGATTTGGGCTGACGATCTTCTTTCTGCTGTTGATCAGCCTGAGCGAGCATATTGCATTTCCGGCGGCGTACTTTCTGGCGAGCCTGGCATGTATTGGACTGTTGACCTTCTATCTCACCTATGTGCTCCATAGCCTGATGCGGGGTCTTGGCTTTGGCTCAATGCTGACGCTCCTCTATGCCACGATTTACGGGCTGCTCATCTCGGAGGACAATGCGCTTGTGCTGGGGTCAATGATGCTGTTTGTGATCCTGGCGGCGGTGATGTTTGTAACTCGCAAGGTGGACTGGTACCGAGGTGCGGCGGAGCTTATTTCATCGAGAACGCCGCCACCGCCCGTACCTGTTCAGCCTCCTTCCATTCCTCCTGCTCAGAGGGCCGAAGGCTGAGTTAGACTGCGGTACATCCATTCCATTTTCTTTTTGAAAGGTGATTCATGAGGGTAACGCTTCGTGTTGCGGTTTGTTCGCTTGTAGCGAGTGCGGTTGGTGTTTGGGCGCAGGCTCCGACGACTACTTCAGATGACTTCGTAAGGACGCACTATGCGAAGTATGAGTATCGGATTCCGATGAGGGATGGGGCGAAGATGTTTGCGGCTGTGTATGTGCCGAAGGCGGGGGCGTTCAAGGATGCAGGGCCGTATCCGTTTCTGATGACGAAGACTCCTTATAGCTGCGGGCCTTATGGGGTGGATAAGTTCCCGGCGCGGGTGGGGCCGAGCCAGGAGTTGATGGAGTCGGGCTACATCTTTGTTTGCGAGGATGCTCGCGGGCGTTATGCGAGCGAGGGTGTGTTTCAGGAGATGAATCCGCATATCGACGAGAAGAAGTCGAACAAGGATGTGGACGAGTCGAGCGATATGTATGACACGGTGGAATTCCTGCTGAAGAATGTGCCGAACAATAACGGCAAGGTGGGGATTACGGGGATCAGCTATCCGGGGTTCTATACGTCTGCGAGCATTATTGATTCGCATCCGGCGATCAAGGCGGCGAGTCCGCAGGCTCCGATGACGGACCTGTTCTTCAATGACGATGGTTACCACGGCGGCGCCTTTATGCTGGGGGCGAACTATGGGTTCTATCGTGGGTTCAAGCCGCAGAAGAATCCGGTGATTCCCGTGGGCGGGCCTGGCGGGTTCGGGCGCGCGCCTTCTAGTACGGAGAATCCTGATACGTATGCGACGCTGCTGGCGGCTGGGCCGACGGGGAATCTGGATAGGGGCAAAGAGTACCTGAATGGGGAGAACTGGCTGTTCCATGACCAGTTGACGCATACGACGTACGACGACTACTGGGACAAGCGCGATCTGTCACGGCATATGAAGAATGTGCACGCGGCGACGATGGAGGTCGGCGGGTGGTTTGATGCGGAGGACCTGTCGGGGCCGTTCAAGACGTTCCATGCGATCGACAAGTTCAACCCCGGTGCAGTGAACACGATCGTGATCGGGCCGTGGACGCATGGAGGCTGGTCGCGTACCGACGGCGACAGGTTGGGCGATGTGACGTTCAATGCGAAGACTTCGCTGTTTTATCGCGAGAAGATCGAGTACCCGTTCTTCGAGTACTACCTGAAAGGCGTTGGCGTCGATGCGAAAGGCAACAACGGTGCGCCGCTGCCCAAGGCTTATGTCTTTGAGACGGGAACCAATGTCTGGAAGACGTATGATGCGTGGCCTCCGAAGACGGCGGTGACGAAGACTCTCTACTTCCATGCTGGAGGCGGGCTGAGTTTTGAGGCTCCGACGGAGAAGGCGGGCGTGGACGAGTATGTGAGCGATCCGGCGCATCCAGTGCCGTTTGTGGGGTATCCGACGGACACGGTGCCGCAGCGGTATATGGACGACGATCAGAGGTTCGCGGCGACGAGGCCGGATGTGCTGGTGTATGAGTCGGAGCCGTTGACGGAGGACGTGACGATAGCGGGACCGGTGCGGCCGAAACTGAAGATTGCTTCGACTGGGACGGACTCGGACTTTGTGGTGAAGCTGATCGATGTGTATCCGTATGACTATCCGAACCCGCCGGGAACGGATGCGGGGAACAAGCGGATTGTGAGCGCGGCTCCGGTGGTGATGGGCGGGTATCAGCAGCTGGTGCGCGGAGAGCCGATGCGGGCGAAGTTCCGCGACAGCTGGGAGAAGCCGGCTCCGCTGACGCCGGGCAAGATGGTCAGCTTGAATGGCGAGATGCCGGACATCAACCACACCTTCCGCGCCGGGCACCGCATCATGGTGCAGGTGCAGAGCTCGTGGTTCCCGCTGGTGGACCGCAACCCGCAGACGTTTGTCGATATTCCGCTGGCGAAGCCGGAGCAGTTTGTGAAGGCGACGGAGAGCGTGTATCGGAGTGCCGATGCCGCGAGCGGAGTTGAGGTGCTGGTGCTGCCGCAGCCGTAGTTTGTTCACATGTTGCGTCAGTGAGCAACGGGCATACCTCAGCGGCTAAAGCCGCAATCGAGATTGGCAAGCCGTTCCCTTAACAAAGCTACAACGCGAAGAAAGCGGCAGGAGGCTGGTGCCTCTGCCGCTTTTCTTTTTTGCCTGCGCTACCAGATGCGGATGCGGTCGGTGCGGGGAAGGTAGAGCTTGTCGGTGGGGTTGATGTCGAAGGCGGCGTACCAGCCGTCGTTGTTGCGGACGGTATCGGCGCGGAACTGTCCGGGGGAGTGCGGGTCGGTGAGAACCTGCTGACGCAAGGCGTTCTCACGAACCTTTGCACCCCAATTCTGACCGAAGGCGATGAAGAACTGCTGATCGCCGGTGAAGCCGTCGAGCTTGGGCGCGGGCGCTCCCTTGAGCGAGGCGTGGAAGCCGTCGAAGGCCGCGGTGAGGCCGGCAAGGTCGGCGATGTTTTCTGCGAGGGTCTGGCGGCCGTTGAGGGCCAGGTCGGGGAAGGGCGTGTAGGTGTCGTACTGCGCGGCGAGCGTGGCGGTGACGGCGTTGAAGTGTGCGAGGTCCTCAGGAGTCCACCAGTTGCGGACGCGGCCCTTGGAGTCGAAGGCGGCGCCTTCGGTGTCGAAGGTGTGCGAGATCTCGTGGCCGATGATGGTGCCGATGCCGCCGTAGTTGCTGGCGGCGGGAGCCTGAGGATCGAAGAAGGGCGGCTCAAGGATGGCGGCGGGGAAGTTGAGGGCATTGTGGAGCGGCAGGTTGACGGCGTTGACGGTCTGAGGCGTCATCGTCCACTCACCGCGATCGACAGCGGTGCCGAGGCGCGAGAGCTCATAGTGGTAGTCGAAGAGGCTACCGCGCCAGAGGTTTCCGAAGAGGTCGTCGGGCCTGACCTCGTAGCCAGCGTAGGAGCGCCAGTGATCGGTGTAGCCAATGCTGACGCGGAGCGTGCCGAGCTTGGTGAGGGCCTCGGCCTTGGTGGCGGGAGCCATCCAGGTGACGGCTTCGAGACGCTGGCGGAAGGCGGCGATGAGGTTGGCGACGAGGGCCTGCGCCTGAGCTTTAGCCTCGGGGGGGAAGTACTTCTGCGCGTAGATCTGGCCTACGGCGTCGCCCAGCCAGCCGTTGACGATGAGGACAGCGCGCTGGTTTCGCGGGCGCTGCTGTGGAACTCCGGCGAGGACTTTGCCGGTGAAGCTGAAGCGCTCGTCGGCGAAGGCGGAGGAGATGCCAGTGGCATAGGTCTCCATGAGATGGAAGGCGAGGTAGTCCTTCCATGTATCGATTGGAGTGGCGGCGACGAGCGCGGCCTCGCCGGTGAAGGCTGAGGGCTGCCAGACGATGAAGGAGGGTTGATGCTCGAGGCCGGCGGCGCGGAGGTACTCCTTCCACTCGAGGCCGGGGGCCTTGGATTCAAAGTCGGTGAGGG
This genomic interval from Edaphobacter bradus contains the following:
- the creD gene encoding cell envelope integrity protein CreD, producing the protein MGRLVPKMFAVGFLTLIILIALGAVYGVIESRQAYRDQAVHSISASYAGPQTIVGPIFVQPYSQLTQDVTVGNDGKPKVTSSTVEASYIVFPQTLTLLGRMVPTQRYHGLYRVSVYEMQTKLTGEIEVPELRFEGKVTYGTPYLAMSVSDVRGIVGRPAVAANGQALRIFQGGTLPSRVASDSGTKQGSEGWQPNLQMPLPGAVRGAYAKYSFSLDMSLAGTQNLAVAPVAATNHIEINSTWPSPLFEGQFLPRDREVSKSGFQAAWDVSSLASATQRQIAERTDGVDTLSVDLISPIDPYKLSDRAVKYGILFILLTFGGFFVFEIMKQLPIHPIQYLLVGFGLTIFFLLLISLSEHIAFPAAYFLASLACIGLLTFYLTYVLHSLMRGLGFGSMLTLLYATIYGLLISEDNALVLGSMMLFVILAAVMFVTRKVDWYRGAAELISSRTPPPPVPVQPPSIPPAQRAEG
- a CDS encoding CocE/NonD family hydrolase; translated protein: MRVTLRVAVCSLVASAVGVWAQAPTTTSDDFVRTHYAKYEYRIPMRDGAKMFAAVYVPKAGAFKDAGPYPFLMTKTPYSCGPYGVDKFPARVGPSQELMESGYIFVCEDARGRYASEGVFQEMNPHIDEKKSNKDVDESSDMYDTVEFLLKNVPNNNGKVGITGISYPGFYTSASIIDSHPAIKAASPQAPMTDLFFNDDGYHGGAFMLGANYGFYRGFKPQKNPVIPVGGPGGFGRAPSSTENPDTYATLLAAGPTGNLDRGKEYLNGENWLFHDQLTHTTYDDYWDKRDLSRHMKNVHAATMEVGGWFDAEDLSGPFKTFHAIDKFNPGAVNTIVIGPWTHGGWSRTDGDRLGDVTFNAKTSLFYREKIEYPFFEYYLKGVGVDAKGNNGAPLPKAYVFETGTNVWKTYDAWPPKTAVTKTLYFHAGGGLSFEAPTEKAGVDEYVSDPAHPVPFVGYPTDTVPQRYMDDDQRFAATRPDVLVYESEPLTEDVTIAGPVRPKLKIASTGTDSDFVVKLIDVYPYDYPNPPGTDAGNKRIVSAAPVVMGGYQQLVRGEPMRAKFRDSWEKPAPLTPGKMVSLNGEMPDINHTFRAGHRIMVQVQSSWFPLVDRNPQTFVDIPLAKPEQFVKATESVYRSADAASGVEVLVLPQP
- a CDS encoding M13 family metallopeptidase; this encodes MNRIATSLLTLFLALPFVATQAQTAPAQHGIAISSIDTSVRPGDDFYHYANGSWIKNTDLPADRASLGVFNILADRSEKRTAAIIEQADQSNPSPGTDARRIADLYHSYMDEAAIEKNGLKQLKQHLAEIDSIHNQHELARALGLTLRADVDALNNTNFHTMNPFGLWVAPSFNDSDHYTAYLLQGGIALPDRAYYLTDSERMKDIRAKYQAHIAAMFKLAGFDQPEMRATRVIALEHAIAEKHISLAESENIEKANNTWTLTDFESKAPGLEWKEYLRAAGLEHQPSFIVWQPSAFTGEAALVAATPIDTWKDYLAFHLMETYATGISSAFADERFSFTGKVLAGVPQQRPRNQRAVLIVNGWLGDAVGQIYAQKYFPPEAKAQAQALVANLIAAFRQRLEAVTWMAPATKAEALTKLGTLRVSIGYTDHWRSYAGYEVRPDDLFGNLWRGSLFDYHYELSRLGTAVDRGEWTMTPQTVNAVNLPLHNALNFPAAILEPPFFDPQAPAASNYGGIGTIIGHEISHTFDTEGAAFDSKGRVRNWWTPEDLAHFNAVTATLAAQYDTYTPFPDLALNGRQTLAENIADLAGLTAAFDGFHASLKGAPAPKLDGFTGDQQFFIAFGQNWGAKVRENALRQQVLTDPHSPGQFRADTVRNNDGWYAAFDINPTDKLYLPRTDRIRIW